CCGCGGCAGTCCGGGCAGTACCAACTTTTCGCCTCTGGTTCCCGGGGGCAGGATGCCCTGCCCGTAATCGAGGTTTTCACCGACGGACGGGTCCGGTTGCCGGAATTCTGAAGGATGCCAGGGAGTCTCATGAACGATCAGCATTACACCCTGCTGTTGGTCGATGACAATCCGACCAATCTCGCCCTGCTTCAGGAACTGATCCAGCAGAATCTGCCCCAGTGCACGGTCATGGTGGCGAGCCATGGCCTCGACGCCTTGGAACTTGCCCGGCACACGCCACCTGACGGGGCACTGATCGACATGCAGATGCCGGGTATGGATGGCATCGAGGTCTGCCGGCGTCTCAAGGCGGAGCCGAGAACGGCCCATGTGGCGGTCATTCTGATCACCGCCCACCAGTCGACCCCAGAACTGCGGGCCGAGGGGCTGGATGCCGGCGCCCAGGATTTCATCTCCCAACCGATCCGAAATGTCGAACTGCTGGCCCGGATCAGGTCGCTGTTGCGGATCCGTCATGTTGAAAGGCAACTGCGCCAGGCCAATGTCGGACTGCAGCACCAGGTGGTGCGCAAGACTGCCGCCCTGCGCTGGGTGACCGGTCTGATCAGTGTTGCCGAAAGCGATACCGCCATATCGGCGGCCGACACCCTCAGGCAGCTTGGACAGCTGCTCAGTGATGACGGTGATCTCGATCTGACCCAGTTTGACGGCCAGCTGTTCGCCCGGTTCCCCGACAACCTGCGGCGGACCCTGCTCAAGATCGGTCTGCTCGATTCGGTTCCCGCCGGGCTGGCGGAAAAACTGTCCGAAATCGAGGATGTCAGGGCTGCCCTCGATTACCTGGTGCGGCACAATTATTTTGTCGATTACCAGCCTGCTCGCGATATCTATGTGCTGCACGAACATTTCAGGGACTATCTGAAAGGCCGGGCATCGCGGGAACTCGGAAGCGATATCGTCCGGGAGGTGATGCTGGCGACGGCAGACTGGTACCTGGCCCACGACCAGACCGCTCACGGACTCGGATTTCTTCTTCAGGCCGGTGATTTCGAAAGCGCCGAAAGGATCTGTTCACAGTCCGCTCCCCAAATCTACGCCAGTGGCGGCATCCGCGAGATTCAGCCGCAGGGCGCGGTCCTTGCGCGGGTTGATCACGGCCGCTATCCCTGGCTTGGCTGTCTTCATGGACTGCTGCTTTACGAAACCATGCCGAGTTCGGCAAGGGAATCCTTTGAATCGGCCCGGAAGGTCTTTCTGGAGAGGGGCGATCTCGCGGGGCTGGTCTATGCCGGAGGCATGCTGATCAGAATCTGCTGCCTGGCCGATGGCGATTTTGCCGCCTGCCGGGACATTTTAGCCGAGACGGCAGGGCGGTTTTCGGATCTCGACCTGACCGGGCAGCAGCACATCCGCATCCAGGTCAGTTTTTCCCTGGCCCTCGGGGCACTGCTGCTCGATGGCGATTTTCAGAAAGCCGACATTCTTCAGACCATCGCCATCGAAACCGCCCAGGACTATGCATGGCCGGAATACCTTGTTCTGGGCCGAATCGGTCGCGGGCTATTGCAATTCTACCGGGGGAGCTGGCGGTCCGCACTGCGGGAGCTGGAACTTGCCGCCGGACATGCCAGAAACGACGAAGTCAACCTGTCGACCCGGTTGCTGGGGCACAATGTCATGGCCATGCTGCTCGAGGGGATGGGAGAGGTCCTTGGCAGCCGGCGGCAGAGAGCCCTGGTACGCGGCTTGAGGGGAGGCCACTGTTTCGAGCAGAGCCTGATTCAGCCGCAGATGATCCTGCTCGATGTCCAGAGCGAGCTGGCGCACGGTCACTACGAGCAGGCACTGGAGATGACCGACGCCGCCCTGGTGCTGCCGAGTGCCGGCAGCCCGCACATGAAGAGTCAGCTGCTGCAGTTCCGCTCCCTGCTTTCGGCCCTGACCGGGCGTGTTGAGATCGCCAGGGCCGATGCCCAGAAAGCCGCGAGTTTGCGTGACGAGGCGGGTGGCCCCATCTATCGGGCCAGAATGGAGATCTGTCTTGCCTGGTCGGCCTGTGCTACCGGAGACTGGGAACTTGCGCTCGAGTGGGCGGAACGGGGAATCGAAGACGCCGAACAGCAGGAGAACAGCTTTCTGCTCTGCACCGGCTGGGCCGTTCGCGGCCTGGTGCTGCATCAGCTCGGCAGATCCTCAAGGGCAGTCGAGGATTTCCGTAACTGTCTCGAATTGATGGAAAGGGGGGCGTTCAGGAATCTCTACGGCTGGAACCCCCACCTGATGACCCAGCTGTTTTCGACCATGCTGCGGCTCGGGGTCAAATCCGAAACGCCCGTCAGCCTGAGCCGCGCCAGACTCTATGTCAGCTATGCGGAGAAGGGGCGTCCTCTTCCCACCCTGCGTTTCCGTATCCTGGGTGATTTTTCCGTTGCCGTCGGGGGGAGGACCATCCACCTGCGGGACGGTCTGACAACGTCGCTGCGCCAGCTCCTCGGTCTGTTGCTGGTGAGCCCCGGTTTGCAGCTGGAACTGGATGAAATCCAGCATCAGTTCTGGCCCGATTCATCCGCCGACCAGGCTCGGTCACGCTTCGACTCGCTACTGACCCGCCTGCG
This region of Geothermobacter ehrlichii genomic DNA includes:
- a CDS encoding response regulator, with the translated sequence MNDQHYTLLLVDDNPTNLALLQELIQQNLPQCTVMVASHGLDALELARHTPPDGALIDMQMPGMDGIEVCRRLKAEPRTAHVAVILITAHQSTPELRAEGLDAGAQDFISQPIRNVELLARIRSLLRIRHVERQLRQANVGLQHQVVRKTAALRWVTGLISVAESDTAISAADTLRQLGQLLSDDGDLDLTQFDGQLFARFPDNLRRTLLKIGLLDSVPAGLAEKLSEIEDVRAALDYLVRHNYFVDYQPARDIYVLHEHFRDYLKGRASRELGSDIVREVMLATADWYLAHDQTAHGLGFLLQAGDFESAERICSQSAPQIYASGGIREIQPQGAVLARVDHGRYPWLGCLHGLLLYETMPSSARESFESARKVFLERGDLAGLVYAGGMLIRICCLADGDFAACRDILAETAGRFSDLDLTGQQHIRIQVSFSLALGALLLDGDFQKADILQTIAIETAQDYAWPEYLVLGRIGRGLLQFYRGSWRSALRELELAAGHARNDEVNLSTRLLGHNVMAMLLEGMGEVLGSRRQRALVRGLRGGHCFEQSLIQPQMILLDVQSELAHGHYEQALEMTDAALVLPSAGSPHMKSQLLQFRSLLSALTGRVEIARADAQKAASLRDEAGGPIYRARMEICLAWSACATGDWELALEWAERGIEDAEQQENSFLLCTGWAVRGLVLHQLGRSSRAVEDFRNCLELMERGAFRNLYGWNPHLMTQLFSTMLRLGVKSETPVSLSRARLYVSYAEKGRPLPTLRFRILGDFSVAVGGRTIHLRDGLTTSLRQLLGLLLVSPGLQLELDEIQHQFWPDSSADQARSRFDSLLTRLRKSLEELMPEVGIKDYLHLRKGVVRLDHCWVDAREFELLVRDGIRHARRMEHLMADQLFRRAHRLWQGEVSISLPNDDGREYYRQDLLLLYFESAIAWMDLLLAGRNWDEVVEVGQRALQFDPINDHVVRRLYLAGLLSGRSHRARQVLRAYEKALMTDGYAREEVLEIIDVLVENCRQQVNQA